Part of the Vicinamibacterales bacterium genome is shown below.
GACGGCATCAAGGAGGGGCTGAGCAAGGCGCCCGGCATTCAGATCGTCGAGGTGTTCGACATCAAGGAAGACGCGGTGCGCTGCGCCGAGCTGATCGCCAGCGGCACGAAGCGCTACCCCGATCTGGCGGCCTGGCTCTCGACCGGCGGCTGGCCGATCTTCACCCGCAACGCGACGACCGCCATCGATCCCGCGAAGACCAGGATGATCTCGTTCGACACCATCCAGCCGGGACTCGACCTGCTGCGCGAGGGGAAGGTGACGGTGCTGATCGGCCAGAAGTACTTCGGCTGGGGCAGCGAGGCGGTGAAGCTGCTCTACGACATCAAGCACGGGAAGAATCCGCCGTCCACGGTCATCGACTCCGGCGTCGACGTGGTGACCAGGGAGAACGTCGAGGACTACGCCGCGAAGTGGAAGAAGATGGAGAGTGGGGGCTAGTGCCACGGACACCACGGAGGCCACGGACGACCCGGATCAGACGGCCCGTCGAATCCGTGTGCGCCGTGCGATCCGTGGCCGCGGCCTTGTGTCTGTGTCTGTCGGCCGTCCTGGGCTGCGGCGGCTCGAAGGCGCCTGACGCGGCCCCGCGGCTGCGCTTCATGGTCATTCCGAAGGCCATCGACCTCCCGGTCTTCAACTACGCGAGGATCGGCGCCGAGCGGCAGGCGAAGCAATACGGCAACGTCGACGTCATCTGGACCGGGCCGACCAGCGCCGATCAGTTGAAGCAGAAAGAGATCCTCGAGTCAGCCATCACCCAGCGCGTCGACGGGATCGCGATCTCCACGCTCAACGGCGATTTCCTCACCGAAACGATCGACAAGGCGATCGACGCCGGGATCCCGGTGATCACCTGGGACTCCGACGCGCCGAAGTCCAGGCGAATCGCCTTCTACGGCGTGGACGATTTCGCCGGCGGCCGCGCGCTCGGCGAGCACGCGGTCAAGGCCCTGAACGGCAGGGGCAAGGTCGCGATCATCACCAGCCTGGGGGCCACCAACCTGCAGCGGCGGCTCGACGGGATGAAGGCGGCGCTCGCGACCGCGCCCGGCATTCAAATCGTCGAGGTCTTCGACATCAAGGAAGACACCGTGCGGTGCGCGGAATTGATCGCGACCGGCAGCGCCCGCTATCCG
Proteins encoded:
- a CDS encoding substrate-binding domain-containing protein, giving the protein MRSVAAALCLCLSAVLGCGGSKAPDAAPRLRFMVIPKAIDLPVFNYARIGAERQAKQYGNVDVIWTGPTSADQLKQKEILESAITQRVDGIAISTLNGDFLTETIDKAIDAGIPVITWDSDAPKSRRIAFYGVDDFAGGRALGEHAVKALNGRGKVAIITSLGATNLQRRLDGMKAALATAPGIQIVEVFDIKEDTVRCAELIATGSARYPDLAAWLATGGWPVFTRNATTAIDPAKTKLFAFDTIQPALDLLREGRVEVLIGQKYFGWGSESVKLLYGIKQGQLPASRIIDSGLDVVTRANLDAYILAWKKMESGS